A window from Heteronotia binoei isolate CCM8104 ecotype False Entrance Well chromosome 15, APGP_CSIRO_Hbin_v1, whole genome shotgun sequence encodes these proteins:
- the LOC132583278 gene encoding perforin-1-like, whose protein sequence is MPKLHFFLAASFGFLCLLQPAASGYCQEFPNDVCQASTSFVPGHNLLGEGFDVTTLSRKGASVVDTSRWQGPNGTCTLCRNPKMGSEKQRLPLMALDWRAYSTCEQRVDASMQHSELEVANAMATEVTNDWKVELGLPPIQAAFGASRSQATVWAHQYSQRDSYTFIMHETSCENYQLRLASIPSLLTPHFSHDVSNLPMEYPRKEYQRFINIYGTHYISQMKLGARSRHLFGVRNCKAALNGFTVSDFKDCLNVDTSLGSFWKNHFHSSKCIKLRREEVKGNLRDTFVKWHVAVMGGEEPEKMLSSEAPHLSEWLQSAKRHPEVVSYSLTPLYTLLSQSNPRRKALKQAISDYITERALRRSCDKQCPYDTFRSPEDHCSCMCHDSGLTDNNCCARARGRAHLKFYVKTASDLWGDHFSAADAYVKVLFQGRERRTRVIAGTNSPEWHETLDFGTVTLSYHNTFYLEVWDSDTWDDDVLHIFEGELKAGGTHEFIGHLTYGHITFSYELKCAPTLSGPSCQTYIPLKQRAPRP, encoded by the exons ATGCCCAAGCTGCACTTCTTCCTAGCGGCCTCCTTTGGATTCCTCTGTCTCCTCCAACCAGCAGCCTCCGGCTACTGCCAGGAGTTCCCCAATGATGTCTGCCAGGCATCCACAAGCTTTGTGCCAGGGCACAACCTGCTCGGCGAGGGATTTGACGTCACCACCCTGAGCAGAAAAGGGGCCTCCGTGGTGGACACTAGCCGATGGCAGGGACCCAACGGGACCTGCACTCTGTGCCGGAACCCGAAGATGGGCTCTGAGAAGCAGAGGCTCCCCCTGATGGCTCTCGACTGGAGGGCGTATAGCACGTGCGAGCAGCGTGTGGATGCTTCCATGCAGCACTCAGAGCTGGAAGTGGCAAATGCGATGGCTACAGAAGTGACGAACGACTGGAAGGTGGAGCTGGGGTTGCCTCCCATCCAGGCAGCATTCGGTGCATCTCGATCCCAGGCAACCGTTTGGGCTCACCAGTACTCCCAGAGGGACAGTTACACCTTTATAATGCATGAGACGTCCTGTGAAAATTACCA GCTAAGACTCGCAAGCATTCCCTCATTGCTGACACCTCACTTCTCCCATGACGTGAGCAACCTGCCGATGGAGTACCCCCGCAAGGAATACCAGCGTTTTATCAACATCTATGGCACCCACTATATCAGCCAAATGAAGCTGGGCGCGCGAAGCCGTCACCTGTTTGGTGTGCGGAACTGCAAAGCGGCCTTGAATGGCTTTACTGTTTCTGACTTTAAGGACTGTCTGAATGTGGACACCTCCCTAGGAAGTTTCTGGAAGAACCATTTTCACAGTTCCAAGTGCATTAAGCTTAGGAGGGAGGAAGTCAAGGGTAATTTGCGAGACACTTTTGTGAAGTGGCACGTGGCGGTGATGGGAGGAGAGGAGCCTGAAAAGATGCTCTCTTCAGAAGCCCCACACTTGTCGGAATGGCTACAGAGTGCCAAAAGACACCCTGAGGTGGTGTCTTATTCTCTGACACCGCTATACACTTTGCTAAGCCAAAGCAATCCAAGGAGGAAAGCCTTGAAGCAAGCCATAAGCGACTATATCACTGAAAGGGCCTTGAGAAGGAGCTGTGACAAACAGTGCCCATACGACACCTTTCGGAGTCCGGAAGACCACTGCTCATGTATGTGCCATGACAGTGGCCTGACTGACAACAACTGCTGTGCCCGGGCACGGGGTAGGGCCCACCTCAAATTCTATGTGAAAACAGCCTCCGACCTATGGGGTGACCACTTCAGTGCTGCTGATGCCTACGTCAAAGTCCTCTTCCAAGGCCGGGAAAGGCGGACAAGGGTCATTGCTGGTACTAACAGCCCCGAGTGGCATGAGACCCTGGACTTTGGGACTGTCACGCTGTCATACCACAACACCTTTTATCTGGAGGTGTGGGACAGCGATACGTGGGATGACGACGTGTTGCATATATTTGAGGGAGAACTGAAAGCAGGGGGTACTCATGAATTTATAGGACACCTAACCTATGGGCACATTACGTTTTCTTATGAACTGAAGTGTGCTCCAACTCTGAGTGGTCCCTCCTGTCAGACATATATTCCCCTGAAGCAGCGGGCTCCTCGTCCCTGA